The Macaca mulatta isolate MMU2019108-1 chromosome 19, T2T-MMU8v2.0, whole genome shotgun sequence sequence CCAGCCCTGACGTTCCCAGTGGGGTACCCCAGGGAGTAGGTTAGGGCAGTTGCCCCTCTTCCTCCAGGCTGTTGAGGttccatatgatttttttctttttttttttcctttgagacggagtcttgctctgacgcccaggctggagtacagcggcgtgatctaggctcactgcaagctccacctcccgggttcacgccattctcctgcctcagcctcccgaatagctgggactacaggcgcccgctaccacgcccggctaatttttttgtgtttttagtagagatggggtttcactgagttagccaggatggtctcgatctcctgaccttgtgatctgtccgcctcagcctcccaaagtgctgggattataggcatgagccaccgtgcccggcccatgatttttttttaaggttaggCCTAGGAAAGCTCGCTATGACTGTCTCAGTGTTTCCGGAGGGAGCATTTGCCCTCAGACAGGGCAGCCGCCATCTAGGCCCACTCTTTCTCATTGTTTGGAATAAAGACAGGGTCCACGGGTCTCGGGAGCTGGGAGTGATTGATCGCTTTGACTTTGATGTGGAAACGAAGTAGATGGGGCAGTCTCTGGGTGGACTTGTGACAAGGTCACTTTCTCCCACACTTCCATGCCCCACATAGCTCTTCACACACATTGAGATAAGTGTAGGTTGCAGAAATTACCAGCTGGAATAATCCCAGCTTACATGGGGTTCAGGGAGAGAGACTGGAGTGGTTAGGGCTGAGTTGGCAGAAGACGGTGAAGCCTGGGCGGTTGGACTGTGGGGAGCCAGGCTGCAGGTAATCAGGGTTATGATGGGAAAACACCGGGTTGTGGGGATCCAGAGGAGCCGCCTGGCCTGCCATGGAAGCAGTGCGGGCTCCCCTGAGCAGAGGACATGTGAGCTGAGACCTAAAGAATGAGTGACTGGGGCAAGGCAGAGGTAATGGTCTTGAGGTCAGAGAGGAGGCCTGTTTTTCCCAAGGGAACATAACTGGTTGGAATGAGTTCAAGGAGGCTTGTGAGACTACAGAAGCTGGCAGGGGTCAGATCACAGAAGGCTTTGGGAACCATGGAGAGCTCTAGGCAGAGGAAGAACAGGGTCAGATTTGGCTTTAGGAAGCTCTGATGGCTGTTGTCTGGAgtgggaaggctgaggccaggaggccAGGGCTGGACTAGAGCGGGGCTGGTGGGGTTAGGGTAGCGACTGGAAGCCAAGCGGAGGTGTTGGTGATCAGTGGgctgtgtgtatttatttaccGGCAGGGGGCGCCGTGGGGTGGTAACAGGTAAGGGAGGAGCAAAAAGTTCCAGGATAACTGGAGTTTGGGGCCTGTAAGCCCGAGGGTTTACCACGGTTCCAAGGGAGAAGGGACCACACTGATGAGACAGTGGGACTATCAGATTGGGTCAGTGCATGGGTACAGGTATGGGGGATATGGAGGATGATGAAGAGGCCAGTGTAGGTCACCTCCGACACTGGGGGAAGCTGGGGACAGATGTGGACCTCACGGCAGAAACAACTGAAGCCATGCAGGTCTGGGGGGCTGTGGTCACAAGGAAGGAGAAGCCTAGGACCTAGCCAGAGAAAGCTAcataagaaagaggaagagaagtgaaCAGAGAGGCTAGGAAAGGAGCagcagaggtgggaggtggggggatgGGGTTAACCTTTCAGGTGAGGGGTGTGAGGAGGGGACCTCCAGGAGTTGTTCAGGAACTGGCCATTTCTGGGACAGAGGAGTAAGCAGGTAGGCTCAGAGAGGAGACAccggtggggggtgggggatgctTGATGTGGAAATGACTTGGGTCCCCTCGTGTCTGGGAGCCCCCAGGAGGGAGAAAGGTGCTGAGAACAGAGAAAGCCCAGAGGTGATGGGGGGCGCCTGTGGTCACGGCCCAGCTTGCCTTTAGATGCCATGACCCTGGGCAAAGAAATAGGAATCATTTCCCCAAGGCaggtttattgagcacctactatgtgccaggctgtgTCCTAGGCACTGAAGATATAGCCCTGAATAAACAGCCCCCACGTGTAGGACTGTGGAAGATCACAAGTACTAATGAGAGACgctgagaacagtgcctggcaccggATACAGCACAGTCAGCATGAGTTGGTTTTATTACCATCGCCCAGGACACAATCATGTCTTTACCGAAGGGCCCCCGGGCAGCCCTCCTGCCTGGACTGGAGTCCTGAGGACAGAAACACCCTGCAGGAGTGGCCAGCTGTACTCCCTGTCAGAGCCCCACCGCCACCGTAGGTGGGGGCTTTCCCAAGGCCAGCTCAGAGGACTGCCCAGGTGCTGCTGCTCCGGGAGGTGCAAActtggggatgggggaggggagtgggCAGGTCCCTCCAAATGTGGGGTGTCGTGGGCTGCAGAAGCAGATTCTGGTGGGGCTGGGACTCTTGGTTGTTCAGATGACTTGGTGGCTGTCCAGAGGCTCCCATGAGCCCTGCCCCCATCTGCTGTGGCAGTTGCAGGGATGCTTGAAGGCAGCCGTCCCTCTAATAGTAGAGTTCCTGGTCccaccagcctgggagagagagggagaagggagactCAGTGCTGGGGGTGCCACTTAGGCAGGGCCAGGGGCTGAGAGGTCAGAGATTGGTGCTGTTTGCTATGGAGGGTCAAGGGCTTGGAGGCCAAGTGTTGAGGATCAAAGGTGGGTGCAGCTGCTCGAAAACGTTTCAGTCCCCCGCCCCCAGGCCCTCAGTCTCCACACTCACTCCCTGGGCAACAGCGAACTCCAAGCTTCCGGATCTCATCATAGACGAAGATGAGGATGCCGTAGGGCAGGGGGACCAGCCACCACTGGAACCTGAAGGCACATGGCAAGGTGAAGGCCATCCCAGGCCTGTGCCTCACAGCCCCCTCCCTCTCCTGGCCCCTCACAGCCTCTCACCGAATGGGCATGAAGTTGAAGATGTTGGGCATGCCGGGGCAGTAGCACAGGAAGCAGCCAATGCAGACCTGGAACACGATGGCGATCACCAGGATCTTATTCCTGGGGGTGGGCAGGATAGGACAGGCCATTAAGAATTGGGGACGTGATGCAAATCAGGATACTGTGGGTCAAAGTAGGTCAGATGTCAGCAGCAGCAGGGAGGTGTTCTACACGCTGAACACTGGAGTGGCCCAGGCCTCTCAGCACCACCCCTTTAGTGAAATGAGGGGGCCGTTGGGGGGAGCTGTTGGTCAGTTAGAAAAGTTTTTTGGCATGTCAGCATCTGGCACCGGCACCCGCTAGCATTTGCCGGCTGTTCTAAACCACAGTCAGGATCTGATGGGAGTTGGGACCAGGGGTTGGAGGGCAGAAATGGGGCCCGCCAGGGACACCTGAAGAAGCCTTGCTGGAAGGCAGAGAGGCGGCGCGTCTTGCGGATGAGGACGTCAGCGATCTGGCACACCTCGATGCTGATGAAGAACACGGTATAGCAGGTGTACTGCTGGTACAGGCGCTGCCCGAATGTCTGCAGGCCAGGGGCAAATGGAAACAGCCTGAGTCCAGCCTGAGTCCCGGCGGAGAGCTTCTGCAGCCCACCAGGCATAGGGTCCCAGGGCCTTGAACCCCTAAATGCTCTCTCTGCCTTGCAtcagagggtgggaggtggggggaaggTGAGAGGCAGAGTCTGTCAGGTGTGCAGGACCCCAGACTGGGGCCCAGAAACCTCAGCCTAGCAGAGCTTAGATGACAGTGCCCGGGAAAACAGTAGGCTGGGCCGACTGCTTTCATAGTGGAAGTGGGGAGGCACCCAAAAGAAAGGGCCTGGGAAAGGGGAATTGAAATCCTCAGATGGGATTTGCAAAGTCCAGTGACTCCAGGGGCCAGGCGGATGGCAAAAATAGGTGAGGCAGGCACCGCGGTCCTTTGGGGAACAGAGGGCACGTGCCCCATTTAAAGGGGGCAGCCACTATGTAGCCCATTTCTTCAAcacagctacttttttttttttttttttttctgagatggagtctcgctgtatcacccaggctggagtgcactggtgcgatcttagctcactgcaacctccaaatcccaggttcaggagattctcctgccttagcctcccaagtagctggaattacaagcatgcgccaccatgcctggcaacaCAGCTCCTTCTAAGACCAGCTAACTGTGGGGATCCCCGACTGCTCCAGTGTTGCACGtgcattagctcatttaatcctctggGTAACCCTAGGAGGTAAATCAGTGGTGCTGGAACTTGAACATGCATGAGAATCCCCGCAAGggctcccagagggctgggatagAGCCTGAGAATTTGCGTTTCAAAcaggttcccaggtgatgctgatgctgctggtctgggaacAAACTGAAAACCACTGAGGTAGACTTTGGTATTCTCTCCACTTTGCAGGTGAAAAAACAGGCACAGCGAGGCAAAGCAACCTGCCCAGGGTTACACAGCTTGTGAGGAGCAGTACCAGACCATGAGTTCAAACGGTCTGGCTTCAATGTCTATCTTAACCATGACAGAAAATGTTTAAGGGAAATAGCCTCATCTGTATGGAACTCTACAGCTGAACTAAACACATCTGCTGGCCAAATCTAGCCTCACTGTGCTCCACACCTTCATTAAAATGGGCCACATGTGCAAATACCCTGTGGAGTGATGCTGTAGGGAAAATAGCAGACTAGAGGCCTGGTTCCACATCTGAGATGATGCATTAGTGTCAGGGCAGAGACACCCATCTGCAGTTGCCATCATCAGAAGCAGGAGTTTGCAGCTGGAGATGGTGGGAAAGGTCCTGGCCCCCAGAACTGGCAGGGAGTCTGGGTGTCTGAACTCAGTCACATGTGGAGGAACAAGTGGACTGCACATAAGGCAAGTGGCCCTGGGAAGGAGGGAGCCCAGGGATGGGAGGGATGGGGCGAGGCTCACCCACTCCTGGCCGTAGCTGTCCTGCAGATCTTGTAGGTGGTGGTCCTCCCACTGCGCCCGCAGCCCCACGCACAGCAGTGGGAACCAGCCCTCCTGGGCCATGGCCGTGAAGTAGTCAGTGAAGCCAGCAAAGGACTGAATGGCACCTGGAGAGAGGCAAGGggacacagggagacagagatggaCACAGAGACAGGGACATGGGAAGAGAGGGACATGGAGAGACAGGGACACAGATACACAAAGGTCAAGGACATACAGAGACGGACACGGGAAGAGAGacaaggatatgaagagacaggGACACAGATACACAAAGAAGGTCAAGGACACAGAGACAGGgatgcagaaacagaaaggacacagaggcagagagagacagaagcagggacagagagaaaaagacacatcCAGGACCCAAAAAGACAGAAATAGGCAATGACAGGGTCATGGAGAGCAAGGTCAGAGACAGAGCAGGGACACAGTGGAACCAGAGAGATCGTCACAGAGAGGGACACGGAGGACAATGGAGACCCAGGACCAAATGCAGACACCCAGGTCCAGAACCAGCCAGAGCCCAAGGCAGAGCCTGGGGCAGGCGAGCAGCCCAGCGCAGAGCCCCCCACCTCCAGGCTCCCTGGCCCATGGGCACCCACCAATCTGGAAATAGGAGTAGGCAGCCAGAGGCTCGTTGACCAATCTGTCGCGCTTTGGGTTGCGTGGACGCAGGTGCATGATGTCGCTCTCGGCTTTTTCATACGCCAGGGACACAGATGGGAACTGGCCAGGAGTGGAAGGAACTGGGACTGAGGGTTTGGCTGGGCCCCTGTCCCCTCCACTCCGGGTCCCCCTTCCCCCACTTGTGGGCAGGAACAGGACTGAGGTTAGCAGGCAGGACCTGCAGGGATGGCACAGCTACACCAGCCTGGACAGCCTGGGCCCCTGGTGTCCAGCTTCATAAGAACATCTGCTTTTatcttctccctctgtctccctctctctctctttgtgttcCTCACTCTGTTTCTCCGTCCCTGTCTCCGATATAATTCTCTTGTGACGGTATCTCTGCTTTTGTGCGTTTCTGCGTTACTCCCTATCTCTGTGTATCTTCAGTCTCTTGGTGTCACTGTGCCCCCTTATCTGCTTGTGTCTAGAGTGGCAGCAGAGCATACTGACCACGACCACAGGCTGTGGGACCTGTGACTGCCCGGCCTCAAGGCACAGCCAGGCCACTTATTTGCCCAGTGACCTAGGACAAGCCACTCTACCTGTCTATGCCTCGATGAGCTCATCAGTAAAGTAGGGGTGATAGTAAGAAAACTCATCTCATAGCGTGGTTAGGAGTACAATATTAAGGAAATGATTGTGTGTCTGGCCCAGAAAAAGCACTATGTAAATGTTACAGAATAAATACCTGTCAACCCAGCCATACCTCTGTCTGCATTCATGACTGTATCTGTGGCTCTTTTCCGTCTGTCTGCGATGGGGTCTATCTGAGGGCATTTATTTGTCCATGTCTGTTTAGGGGCACGTGTCTGTGATTCAGGTTAGGCTAGATACCTGTTTTATTTCCATCTCTGTCTGCGTATCTGTATCTGAGTCCCCGTGTGTGCATGTCGGCCCGGGCCTACCTGAGTGTCCACCTGTGTGTGCATGGCTGTAGGTCTGTCCATTTAGGTCTGTCCACCTGCCTGCCAGCCGTGTGTCCTGCACTGGCTGTCATTGCACACACAGGTCTTGTCTGTCACTCTGTGCCCAAGAGTGTCTGTGGTGGTCTCTGCCCCTCCTGTCCATCTGTGGGCAAGTGTCTCTGGGCACCCTGTGGATGGGTACCCTGGGCTATGGACTCACAATGTCAGTGCAGAGTTCGATGAAGAGGATGGTGATGCACCCGAGGGGCAGGGGCACGCTGACGGTGATGTAGATGAGGTAGGGCGTCAGCTCCGGGATGTTCTTGGTCAACGTGTAGGCAATAGACTTCTTcaggttgtcaaagatcagtcgACCTGTGGGGTCGGGCaggcacctcagcctcctcacaGCCCTCTCCCTCCTGTGCCCATACCGCCTACCCCCTCCCTGGCCTGGCCCGGACCCTGCTCCACGCCTGTCACAATGGAGGCGAAGTTGTCATCCAGCAGGATCATGTCAGCTGCATTTTTGGCAGCATCCGAGCCAGCGATGCCCATGGCTACTCCGATGTCTGCCTTCTTCAGAGCTGGGGAGTCATTCACACCATCCCCTGTGACGGCCACAATCGCACCCTGCAGGCAGCGGGTGCAGGCGGGTGGGCGGGTGGTCAGTGAGAGGCTGGCCCAGGACCAGCCCCGCCCCTCTGCCCGCCTGCCCGCCCTCATCAGCAGGGCTCACCAGCCGCTGGCAGCTCTCCACGATCACCAGCTTCTGCTGGGGGCTGGTGCGCGCAAACACCATCTCGGGGTGGGTGCGCAGGGCTTCGACCAGCTCCGATGGGTCCATGTCCTTCAGCTGCATGCCATTGATCACACAGGCACGGGCGTCCCTGGGGAGGAGATGGGAAGACCTCACTGGGACCTTAGTCTGTGCCAGATGTGGAGAGAACCCCGAGAGGTCTGAGGGGGGCTTACTTGCGATTAACCTGGTCCACGGGCACACGGAGGCGGGCAGCGATGTCCTCCACCGTCTCACTGCCTTCCGAGATGATGCCCACACTGGCTGCAATGGCCTTGGCGGTGATAGGGTGGTCACCCGTCACCATGATCACCTGTAGGTGGAACCAGTGGATCCCTGACCCCTTCAGATCAGCCCAATCCCCCGTCCTCCCTGGGAGACATCTGCTGATACACGTGTTCATTTACTTGACCAAGCGTGACCACCTGCTACATGTCTGGGATATAGCAGagacaaaagagacaaaaatcccCGTCCTTGAGGAGCTGACATTCTAGTGCGGgtgacagaaaataaagaaatgaattatatagtatgttaCAAGGTGGGAAAAACATATTAAGCTTGGTGGAGAAAATGGTGACTCGATTTTAAGTGTACCCAGGGAAGGGCTTATTGagaaggtgacatctgagcaGAGACCTGTAAGAGGCGAGAGAGTTGGCCACATGGAAAGCTGGGGGAGGAGTGCTCCCGggagagggaacagcaggtgcaaaggccctgaggtgaggACAGGCCCAAACTGTCGGAGGAACAGCAGGGAGGACAGCATAATCGCAGAGGAGTGAACAAGCAAAGAGGGCTAAGGAACGAGCTTAGAAAGGTAACAAGGCCCTGATCTAACAGGGCCTTAGAGACATAGGAAGGGCTTGGGCACTGCCTGCCTGGCCTTGGGTTTCCCACCCTTGTTTTGTGTTTGGGGAACCACTCCTCTTCCCTAGACCATCGGTTGCAGTGAAGTCCCTGGCTAAGACTGGGCAAGAAAGCCCAGATCTGGCCAATCAAGGTCTTCCATCCCCCAGCCACAGTGACTGGCTCAGGGATGAATGAGTGACCCAATCTGATGCTACTGAAAAAGAGGCACTCTCTTTTTATGGGGTGGCTAAACAGGTGGGAGTTAAGTTCGAGCTGCTTgagcaggggtgtgtgtgtccCCAAGTGGAGGGAGTGCTTGCAAATAAAGCCAGCAGAGCAAAGAGCAGAGCTGAGACATGGAGAAAGGAAAATTCCTAATGACCCTGAGCTCCTGGATCCAGCTATACCTGAAGCTTAATTCCCCAGAATTTTTCAGTATCATAAACCAATGCATTTTTGCTCAAGCCAGTTTCAGGTGGGTTTGTCATGGGGTTCTTCAACCCAAATCCTGCTGCCATCTTCTGTCCTCACCCCACTTGTTCCTCCCCACAGTGGCATACCCGGATGCCTGCCGTGCGACACTTGAGCACAGCATCAGGGACGGTGGCCCGGGGTGGGTCAATCATGGATACAAGTCCCGCAAAGCAGAGGCCGCTAGATGGAAAGTTCATGTCCTCCACATCGAAGGCATAGCCGGGCGGGTAGTCCTTCTCATTCAGGTAGAGCTGGCAAAAGCCTGGCCGGAAACAGGGAAGTCAGGGAGCAGCCCTGGGCAGACCCTTCCTTAGCAGGGCCAGGAAATGAGTAAAATAACCAGGCCCGTTGCACCAAACATCTATGGATGTCTGACCCTGTGCTAACCCCTTCACTCACATTATCTGAATCTACCCTCACAACCACCCTTGAGGCCCAttctcatcttacagatgaggaaactgaggctcagagaggggacaTTTCTTGccagaggtcacacagcaagtaaaaGGCCCAGAATTGGACCACAGATCTGTTTTCTAGGGTAGAGGCAGGGAAGTTTAAGGCGTCAGGACAAAAATTGGGAGAGGTCAGAGGTCAGGATAAAGATGAAAAGTCCAGGTGAGGACTGGGGTCAAGGTAGAAAGTGAGGACAGACAGGGGTCAGGACTGGTACAAGGAAAGTCAAGGGTGAGGCTGTGGACTGGGACAGATCAGCCAGCAGCCAGGGATGCGGACGGTCAGGGCTGGGCCTGGCGGGGTGGGCAGAGTCTGTGCTAGCTAGAGTCTGTCCTCCCACCTAGAGTCTCCTCCTCTGGCCAGGGATCTCACCGAGCACGCGTTCGCCCAGGCCTCCCAGGCTGAGGTAGGCGGTCTGGAAGGCCTCGCGCCACTGCTCGTCCAGCGGCAGTTCCTGGCCCTTGATAAGGATGGAGCTGCAGCGCTCCAGCACGCGCTCGGGGGCGCCCTTCATCACCAGCAAGTGTCGCGGGTCCCGCGGGTCCTCCAGCGTATGGATGGACAGCTgtgggcggggaggggcggggataTGGGCGGAGGAACAGGGCGGGGCTGAGGAGAGGGGCGGGGCCGAGAGCTTGGTGCGGGGCCTGAGAGCTGCGGGGAAGGGTGAAGGTGGAAGATGCGGGCCTTGTGTAGAGAGGTCCTTGGTAGAAGGTGAGCTTTAAGGCGGGGCTAGGCGCATATTTGGGGTCCTGGGCGCAGGGAATGAACAGAATTAGGGTGCGGAGTTGCGGGCTGGGGGCGGGATTTAGAGAGCGAGGTGCTCCTCATGGAGAGTCCGGCCGAAGAGAAGCTGTGGGCGGGGCTGGGTGGTGAGCGGGACCTTGCCTCTGGTGGGCGGGGCCATAGGCAGAGCGGGAGATGGGGTGGGGTTTGGCTGCGGAGAGAGGAAACTGGGAGCGAAGCCCCGCGTGGCCGTCCTGAAGTGGGTGTGGCCTGGGGCGGGGCCCGAGATGCGGGACCAGGCCGTGGGCGGGGCCGGCTGCGCACCTGGAACTTGTTGGTGGAGTTGAAGGGGATCTCGCAGACTTTTGGGAAGCGGTCGCGGTAGCCCATGGCGTTGCCCAGCGTCAGCTCCGAGAACTTGAGCAGCGCCGTCTCCGACGCGTCTCCGATCACGATGCGCTGGAAGCGGGGACCGGTGTCAGGGGCGAAGCCGGCTACACTTGCCTCCCGGGATTCCCTGGAGGCCCCCTGGCTCTCACCTTGGGCACGGGCACTGCATCCTGGCCGGACTTGAAGGCAGCGCGGTTGCACAGGGTGAGCACCCGGCACAGCGCCCGCCACGTCTCCGAGGACTGGTCAAACGTCTGCCCTGCAGACCAGGCGTCCAGGCTGGGTCCCGCATGGCGGCTCTCCCAGACCAGAACAGAGCCCCCTCCTCCTAGGCTCATGTCGCGGGCCCCCTCCCCAGACCTGGGTGGGATTGGGTTCCACCCAACCCTGAGGGACCCAACCCCAGGATGACCCTTCCCTCTAGACCCAGTAGCGAGTCTCCTTTGAGACCTGGAGCCGAGCCGCCCTGCCTTCGTACAAAGCCCTCACTACCTCCCTAGCCCCCTTCAGGTCTCCACCATCCACCAGATCCTGCCCTGGCgcctgtgccctccctgccccacaccTGACTGGTCTTCTGTGGTGTCAGCTGTGTGGATGTGGTTGTCAAACCACAGATGGGACACAGTCATGCGGTTCTGAGTGAGAGTCCCTGTCTTGTCTGAGCAGATCACTGAGGTGGAGCCCAATGTCTCCACCGCCTCCAGGTTCTTGACCACGCAGTTCTTACTGGCCAGGCGCTTGGCTGTCAGGGACAGGCAGACCTGGGGAAGGGGTGAGCACCGCAGGCTGGGGATCCACCCTTGCTTCCAGTCCTCTTCACCACCTCACAGAACCTGGAAGGCTTTACCCCAGCCGCGGGATTGCGTGTGCAACGTGCTTCTGCAAAAACCAGGTGTTTGTTTCTTGGCCCCAGCTTTTGTTGAGCCTGTGCTTTGTTTGGGACTCCTTCCCCAGTCTGCCCAGATACAGTAGCCAGGCCCCTCTCTGAGCTGTCCCAGCTGAGGTTCTGAAAATTCTCTTCACACAATCAAAATGAGAAGAGGAACCTTCCCCGCACCTTCCTGGGGGCTGGTCTGGGGCTGGGTGCTGACTGTGGGAGGCCCTGTGATATGCTGGCTGCCTGCACAGGACCTCAGCCTCTTCCAGTTAAGGACCTGGCCTCATCGTCTCTGTACCCTCCATGTGTGGCAGGCTTGCATCAGGATGCACTTGCTGAATGAGTGGATGATGGGAAGGTGGGAGAGTGGATGGGAGCTGAGTGAACAGATGGACAGGCAGGGAGGTTATGGGGGAAGTGTGGAGGAAAGAACAGATGGTTGGGTAGGCCCCTCAGCTCCCTGCATTCCCGCCTGCCCCCACTCACTGTGACAGTGGCCAGCAGCCCCTCAGGCACATAGGCCACCACGATGGCCATGAAAAAGACCATGGCCCGCAGGAAGGTGTAGCCAATGCACATGGCCACGATAAAAAACGTGGCACCGAAGAGAATGGCCAGGCCTGCGATGATGTCCACAAAATGCTCGATCTCGATAGCGATGGGCGTCTTCTCGTTTTCCACTCCCGACGCCAGTGACGCGATACGCCCAATGATGGTGCGGTCGCCTGTGTTCACCACCAGGCCCTGCGCGGTGCCTGCAGGGGGGCCAAGGAGTGACTCAGGCATAGGGGGCAGCAGTGGGGTGTGCACTGCCATGTGAGCTGACGGACAGTCAGTCACCACCAGTGGAGGATGtgacctggggagaagggagcgaCAGTGGGAGACAG is a genomic window containing:
- the ATP4A gene encoding potassium-transporting ATPase alpha chain 1 isoform X3, producing MKREQHRKGRDKYGESSRRQTHRKGLSASLAAELLLRDGPNALRPPRGTPEYVKFARQLAGGLQCLMWVAAAICLIAFAIQASEGDLTTDDNLYLAIALIAVVVVTGCFGYYQEFKSTNIIASFKNLVPQQATVIRDGDKFQINADQLVVGDLVEMKGGDRVPADIRILAAQGCKVDNSSLTGESEPQTRSPECTHESPLETRNIAFFSTMCLEGTAQGLVVNTGDRTIIGRIASLASGVENEKTPIAIEIEHFVDIIAGLAILFGATFFIVAMCIGYTFLRAMVFFMAIVVAYVPEGLLATVTVCLSLTAKRLASKNCVVKNLEAVETLGSTSVICSDKTGTLTQNRMTVSHLWFDNHIHTADTTEDQSGQTFDQSSETWRALCRVLTLCNRAAFKSGQDAVPVPKRIVIGDASETALLKFSELTLGNAMGYRDRFPKVCEIPFNSTNKFQLSIHTLEDPRDPRHLLVMKGAPERVLERCSSILIKGQELPLDEQWREAFQTAYLSLGGLGERVLGFCQLYLNEKDYPPGYAFDVEDMNFPSSGLCFAGLVSMIDPPRATVPDAVLKCRTAGIRVIMVTGDHPITAKAIAASVGIISEGSETVEDIAARLRVPVDQVNRKDARACVINGMQLKDMDPSELVEALRTHPEMVFARTSPQQKLVIVESCQRLGAIVAVTGDGVNDSPALKKADIGVAMGIAGSDAAKNAADMILLDDNFASIVTGVEQGRLIFDNLKKSIAYTLTKNIPELTPYLIYITVSVPLPLGCITILFIELCTDIFPSVSLAYEKAESDIMHLRPRNPKRDRLVNEPLAAYSYFQIGAIQSFAGFTDYFTAMAQEGWFPLLCVGLRAQWEDHHLQDLQDSYGQEWTFGQRLYQQYTCYTVFFISIEVCQIADVLIRKTRRLSAFQQGFFRNKILVIAIVFQVCIGCFLCYCPGMPNIFNFMPIRFQWWLVPLPYGILIFVYDEIRKLGVRCCPGSWWDQELYY